TAGAGAGGACCGATCGGACCCCGAAGCGGGCGATGAGCTCCCGGTAAGGCAGGATCACCCGCCGATCCTCCGGCGCCCGGTTGGAGCGGAAGGGCTGCCCGCTGCGGAACACGCTCTGCGCGAACACGGGGTCGCCCACGGGCAGCCGGAAGCGCAGGTCCTCCGGCGACCACGGTCCGTAGACCCCTGCCGGATGGGGGGCCAGCTCCTGGCGCTTTGGATCGTAAAGCAACACCACCACCCGCTCCACTCGGAACCAGCGGGCGAGCTCGGCGACGGCCGGGCGGAGGAACTCCTCCAGGGAGCGGGAGGCGGCGCTCATGGCAGCGATGCGGAACAGCGTCTCCAGCCCCTCCGCATACTGGCGGGTCGCCTCATAGAGGCGGACATTGTGGATGGCGATGGCGGCCTGGGCGCCGATGGCCTCCAGCAGGCGCAGATGGTCTTCGGTGAACGCGCCCGGCCGATACGCGCTCAGCTCCAGGGTCCCCACCAGCTCCTCGCCCGCCTGCAGGGGGATCCCCAGGAAAGCCCGGAAGGGAAGGACAGCCAGCGGCGCCCGGGGACGGGCTTCGGTGAAGCGCTGGAGATCCTCGATCCGCAGGGGGCGTCGGTGGGCGAACAGCCAACCGGTGAGGCCCTCCTCCAGGCGATGGAGGTCGCTGCCCTGGGCCAGCTGGGCCACGACCTGGGGATCTCCATCCCGGGCTCGGGTGCGCAGGCGCCGCTCCCCCGGCTCCCACAGATGGATCTCCGCCAGGTCGTAGGGGATCACCTGCCGGATCGCGAACAGGATCGCGTCCAGGGTGGATTCCAGATCCAGGGAAGCGCGGAGCAGGCGGGCGATCCCGGTGACCAGGGCCAGTTCGCGGGACTGAGGGATGAGGGAGGAGGAAATAGGAGCCTCTGGGGAGACCTGCAGAACGATGAAGTGACCGGGATGTCCGTCCAGGGAGAGGGGGAGGACGTGGGCATGCACGCGCTGCCCGTTCACGAGGGCGGGTTCCGACGAGCCCCGCAGCCAGCGTTCCAGGATCCCGGAAGGCTGGAGGCGGGTTTCCAGATCCTGTCGGGAGGTCGGCGGAGGATCTCCCAGGTGCGCCCGGGCGGCGGCGTTCAGGAACACCCGACCGCCGCCGGCCTCTACCCACAGGACCGGCTCCGCCCAGCGATCCAGGAAAGAGGCCTCCGCGGCGGCCGCCGCGGGGCGAGGGGATCTTCCTCCCAGGAATCTCCGCAAGCGTGCCCACCCCATCGCCGCTCCCCTCCGGGATTCGGACTCAGGCGTCGGGTTAGCCAGGCAGGAGCATCTCCCGGCGCCGGGCCTCCGCGGCGATCTCCGTCAGCTCCCGGATGTCGTGGAAGACTGAGTCGCCCGCCCGCACGATGCCGATCGCCAGAGACATCAAAGGCACGCGCCGTTCGTTCCCCTCGGAATCCGTGAGCACTAGGTAGCCCCGCTCGCGATCCGGGAAGGCGTAGTGGGTGCCGACGCCTTCCGCGAAGCGCTGGCGCAGGGCCTGGGCGATGGCCTCCGCCCGGTCCGCCCGGGTGATCACCACGAAGTCGTCCCCGCCGACGTGGCCGATGAAATCCTCTGAGGTTCCGAGCTCATCGACCACCTCCCCGATGAGCATGGCCGTCCAGCGCAGCACCTCGTCGGCGGCCACGAATCCGTAGACTTCCCTGAAGGCCTCCAGGCCGTTGATCCCGATGTAGAGCAGCCCCCAGTCGGAGCGGCGCAGGAGCTCCCGCAGCTGGTCCTCGATCAGGCGCCCGCTGGGAAGGCCGGTGACGGGGCTGGTGAGGCTCTCCCGCTCCGCCCGCCGGAGGGCGTTCTGGACCCGCAGGCGCAGCTCCTCGATGTCGAAGGGCTTGGTGATGTAGTCGTCAGCGCCCAGCTCCAGCCCAGCGATGCGGTCGCTGCGCTCGTCCCGTTGGGTGAGGAACAGAATAGGGATGTGGCGAGTGCGCAGGTGGGTGCGCAGGCGGCGGCACACCTCGTAGCCGTCGATGTCTGGGAGGACGATGTCCAGGAGGATCAAGTGGGGGAGCTGTTGCCGCGTTCTCTCCAGCGCCTCCTGGCCCCGCGTGGCCGTCTGGACCTCGTAGTCCAGGGAGGTGAAGTAGGTCTTCAGCAGGTTGGCGATGTCGGGATCATCTTCCACGATCAGGATCCGCCCTTTGCTCATCGCGTCCTCCCTCACGCGCAGAAGCCTCATGGCTCGATCCCCCGCCGGCCTGCGCCAAGCCCCCTCCGAACCCAAGGGATGGGAACAGGCGCTTCCGATATTAAAAAACCGAAATGGAGAGGTCCCTGGATGCCGGCCGGGTTAGTTCTATTTTAACCTCAATGGGCCGCTTCCGGGAACCCGCAGGCTTTGGGGGTCCCCGGGAAGCCCTTCGAAAGGGGATGTGGGATCACAGCAGGCCTAGCCCGAGCCCGAGGGCCAAGCAGAGGAGGGCGGCCAGGCCGAAGCGCCAGGAGACCGCCATCCAGGGGGCGTAGCGGGCGCGTTGCTCGCGGAGGACATCCGGAAGGGGGCGTTGCTCCCGGAGGGCCTGCCACGGGGCGGCCATGTTCCCGCCCATCTCCGCCACCGCCGGGAAGGCGGCGATCAGCATGTAGAGCACGCCGACCCAGAACAGCCCGTCGGAGATCCCCCGGAAGGTGAGCGCTCCCTGCGCCCCGCTGAGGAGCGCCGCCA
This DNA window, taken from Thermoflexus hugenholtzii JAD2, encodes the following:
- a CDS encoding GGDEF domain-containing response regulator, which gives rise to MSKGRILIVEDDPDIANLLKTYFTSLDYEVQTATRGQEALERTRQQLPHLILLDIVLPDIDGYEVCRRLRTHLRTRHIPILFLTQRDERSDRIAGLELGADDYITKPFDIEELRLRVQNALRRAERESLTSPVTGLPSGRLIEDQLRELLRRSDWGLLYIGINGLEAFREVYGFVAADEVLRWTAMLIGEVVDELGTSEDFIGHVGGDDFVVITRADRAEAIAQALRQRFAEGVGTHYAFPDRERGYLVLTDSEGNERRVPLMSLAIGIVRAGDSVFHDIRELTEIAAEARRREMLLPG